Proteins encoded by one window of Desulfurobacterium indicum:
- a CDS encoding helicase HerA domain-containing protein yields the protein MAEEREKVGVCLNESTPREVAFMSPGNISLGDYVELEYENARVLGFVKSLSCSNRLFDNDFDFKDVNRLKEISSDHRILYGKISILGDVDKNMFIPRVPPPPGTDVYLASSSTLKKVFGGSDEKKICIGSLLTREDVDVYVDVDQIVSRHLAILAVTGGGKSNTVSVIIEGMLEKFGSILVFDMHGEYVNFDYKINGESIVKKLDLKLNPVHLSYREFRQFANVDDNSFIQDRYLKRAFKKVIDEISTGVIQVDNFWERLLGELEYYKELASDKDSDIREDRKSIIGVINKVEDMKESYSELFDLFQKPIAEQIEPARLNVIDFSHVDEKVADIIVSHVLRNMLEKRKRYVHGYDGGLEFPVFSILEEAHILASSSARTRSKYWISRVAREGRKFGLGLCLVSQRPKALDVDSLSQANNMIILKLVEPSDQRHVQQAAEALSSELVEQLSSLNVGEALIMGKMIPVPALVKIRRARGKKSGNDTSAVEEWKKIAKKKEKLLEEIESFYTDKEEF from the coding sequence ATGGCAGAAGAAAGAGAAAAAGTAGGAGTATGTCTTAACGAATCAACGCCCAGAGAAGTTGCGTTTATGAGTCCAGGCAACATTTCTCTCGGGGATTATGTTGAGCTGGAGTATGAGAATGCCCGCGTTCTTGGTTTTGTAAAGTCTTTGTCCTGTTCAAATCGTTTGTTTGATAATGATTTTGATTTTAAAGATGTTAACAGGTTAAAAGAGATTTCAAGTGATCACAGGATTTTATACGGTAAGATTTCCATTCTGGGAGATGTTGACAAAAATATGTTTATTCCGAGGGTTCCTCCTCCACCCGGGACAGATGTTTATCTTGCCTCATCGTCCACTTTAAAGAAAGTTTTCGGTGGAAGCGATGAAAAGAAAATATGTATAGGTTCTCTTCTTACCAGAGAGGATGTAGATGTTTATGTTGATGTTGACCAGATAGTTAGCAGACATCTTGCCATACTTGCCGTTACCGGTGGCGGGAAGTCAAATACAGTTTCCGTAATTATAGAAGGTATGCTGGAGAAGTTTGGTTCTATACTGGTTTTTGATATGCATGGAGAGTATGTAAACTTTGATTATAAAATAAATGGAGAAAGTATCGTTAAGAAACTTGATTTAAAACTCAATCCCGTTCATCTGAGTTACAGAGAGTTCAGGCAGTTTGCAAATGTTGATGATAATTCTTTTATTCAGGACAGATATTTGAAAAGGGCGTTCAAAAAAGTTATAGATGAAATATCAACCGGTGTGATTCAGGTGGATAATTTCTGGGAAAGGCTTTTAGGGGAACTTGAATATTATAAGGAGCTTGCTTCAGATAAAGATAGCGACATAAGAGAGGACAGAAAGTCCATAATTGGTGTTATTAATAAAGTTGAGGATATGAAAGAAAGTTACAGTGAGCTTTTTGATCTTTTTCAGAAGCCGATTGCTGAGCAGATAGAGCCTGCACGTTTGAACGTTATCGATTTTTCGCATGTTGATGAAAAGGTAGCAGATATTATAGTGAGTCATGTTTTAAGAAATATGCTTGAAAAGAGGAAAAGGTATGTTCACGGGTATGACGGAGGGCTTGAATTTCCAGTTTTCTCGATACTTGAGGAAGCCCATATTCTTGCGTCTTCTTCCGCACGCACCCGTTCAAAATACTGGATATCAAGGGTTGCAAGAGAAGGTAGAAAATTTGGATTGGGTCTTTGTCTTGTAAGTCAAAGACCCAAGGCTCTTGATGTGGATTCGCTTTCACAGGCGAACAACATGATAATTTTGAAACTTGTTGAACCGAGCGATCAGAGGCACGTTCAACAGGCTGCGGAAGCTCTGAGCAGTGAGCTTGTGGAACAGCTTTCGTCTCTGAATGTTGGTGAAGCCCTTATAATGGGGAAAATGATACCTGTCCCTGCCCTGGTTAAGATAAGACGCGCAAGGGGTAAAAAATCTGGTAACGACACAAGTGCTGTCGAAGAGTGGAAAAAGATTGCGAAGAAAAAGGAGAAGTTGCTTGAAGAAATAGAATCTTTTTACACTGACAAGGAGGAGTTTTGA
- a CDS encoding hybrid sensor histidine kinase/response regulator, with the protein MKIRTKFILLLFVMGFFGFLAATTGMYSMRVREKVDEKIEAVSTERYLLERMLLDYAVSYEKNFSGKEREDLKRTISIFEKNLSALEKGGEFVHFTGLKHESSLKEKIEIDKGLCKEKGCPAEIKIINEQWKRLKKELLSGNVPLEKIRREAASIREAFGRIEDRLRKSDERQLFYKLESIYIVLGTFVFVLIALMLRDVSYRLGKLTYAISSIPSGLVCKLSNVPDKYKTNDEIGEAFRAAEDTAKLIFTLLGRIKFMLQNFQSGRIEKIRVDDLEGKWKDIGELLNTISDKWAEAAQATLRWIECFKGLRSCETCENRFNCIVPADNRGIYKQIYGTLKRLKDETMVAADEIERFREEVSKAIREGKSYIPSTIDYSKIPEFLIHIARALEDMAIYLINALSSQKIFLATISHDIRTPLNGIIGFLNLLSQSDKLDEKDKEYVELALSSAKQLLSLVNDILDVAKIQAEQIELYTEPLNIIKVLKETAYALSSNLKEGVELKFNFPEDEIWVVADEKRVKQIFFNLLSNAAKFTEKGYIEVGLKKKKDQGDLVKLLFYVKDTGIGIPYEKQPLLFRPFSQVKSHISKKVEGTGLGLFITKKLANIMGGDVWVESAPGKGSTFYVLITLKKTKAPARQSAMKSISCRHVDKNLKVLVAEDVLVNQIFIRELLKRKFGIEHVRIVDNGKKAVEEAEKNEYDIILMDLKMPEMDGLTAVKEIRRRGIDVPIFVLTADAFRDSEEKAMKAGADGYLVKPVEFAQLCKALTYATKYKMRKEKDGK; encoded by the coding sequence ATGAAGATAAGGACAAAGTTCATACTGCTCCTTTTTGTAATGGGTTTTTTTGGTTTTTTGGCGGCAACTACCGGAATGTATAGCATGCGCGTTCGTGAAAAGGTAGATGAGAAGATTGAAGCTGTCAGCACTGAAAGGTATCTTCTTGAAAGGATGCTCCTTGATTATGCTGTTTCTTACGAGAAAAATTTTTCGGGGAAGGAAAGAGAGGATTTAAAAAGAACAATTTCTATCTTTGAAAAGAATCTTTCAGCTCTTGAAAAAGGTGGAGAATTTGTTCATTTTACCGGTTTAAAGCATGAGTCTTCTTTGAAAGAAAAAATAGAGATCGATAAAGGTTTATGTAAAGAGAAAGGATGTCCGGCTGAGATAAAGATAATCAATGAACAATGGAAGCGTTTGAAGAAAGAGCTTTTAAGCGGAAATGTTCCTTTGGAGAAGATAAGAAGAGAAGCAGCTTCAATAAGGGAGGCATTTGGACGTATTGAGGATAGGTTAAGGAAGAGTGATGAAAGGCAGCTCTTTTATAAATTGGAGAGTATTTATATAGTTCTGGGAACCTTTGTCTTTGTTTTGATAGCTTTAATGTTAAGGGATGTTTCTTACAGGTTAGGCAAGTTAACTTATGCCATTTCAAGTATTCCCTCTGGGCTTGTGTGTAAACTTTCAAATGTTCCTGATAAATATAAAACAAATGATGAGATAGGAGAGGCTTTTAGAGCTGCGGAAGATACAGCCAAGTTAATCTTTACACTTCTTGGCAGAATAAAGTTTATGCTTCAGAATTTCCAATCCGGCAGAATTGAGAAGATACGTGTTGATGACCTTGAAGGTAAGTGGAAAGATATAGGTGAACTTTTGAATACTATATCCGATAAATGGGCAGAAGCTGCACAGGCAACTTTGAGATGGATAGAGTGTTTTAAAGGGCTTAGATCATGTGAAACTTGCGAGAATCGTTTTAACTGCATTGTTCCGGCGGACAATAGAGGAATTTATAAACAGATCTATGGAACGCTAAAAAGACTTAAAGATGAGACGATGGTTGCAGCTGATGAAATAGAACGTTTCAGGGAGGAGGTTTCAAAAGCGATAAGAGAAGGGAAGAGTTACATTCCGTCAACAATTGATTATTCTAAGATTCCAGAGTTTCTTATCCATATAGCGAGAGCACTTGAAGATATGGCTATCTATCTTATAAATGCGCTTTCAAGCCAGAAAATTTTTCTTGCCACGATTTCTCATGATATCAGGACTCCGTTGAACGGCATTATCGGATTTTTAAATCTTTTGTCTCAATCGGATAAACTTGACGAAAAAGATAAAGAGTATGTGGAGCTTGCCCTTTCAAGTGCGAAACAGCTGTTGAGCCTTGTTAATGATATTCTTGATGTGGCAAAGATTCAGGCTGAACAGATAGAGCTTTACACGGAGCCTCTTAACATAATAAAAGTTTTGAAAGAAACAGCTTATGCTTTATCTTCAAATCTTAAAGAAGGTGTGGAGCTTAAATTTAATTTCCCTGAAGATGAGATATGGGTTGTTGCAGATGAAAAGAGAGTTAAGCAGATATTTTTCAATCTCCTTTCCAATGCAGCTAAGTTTACGGAAAAAGGTTATATAGAAGTGGGTCTTAAGAAGAAAAAAGACCAAGGGGATCTTGTTAAGCTTCTATTTTATGTTAAAGATACAGGAATAGGTATTCCTTATGAGAAGCAACCGCTCCTTTTCAGGCCGTTTTCTCAAGTGAAAAGTCATATAAGTAAAAAAGTTGAGGGAACAGGGCTTGGGCTTTTTATAACGAAAAAACTCGCAAATATAATGGGTGGGGATGTCTGGGTAGAAAGTGCTCCCGGAAAGGGTTCTACATTCTATGTTTTAATTACACTTAAGAAGACCAAAGCACCTGCCAGACAATCAGCAATGAAATCTATAAGCTGTAGGCATGTTGATAAAAATCTGAAAGTTCTTGTTGCCGAAGATGTCCTGGTAAATCAGATATTTATAAGAGAGCTTTTGAAAAGGAAGTTCGGAATAGAGCACGTGAGAATCGTTGACAACGGTAAAAAGGCGGTTGAAGAGGCAGAAAAGAACGAATACGACATTATACTTATGGATTTAAAGATGCCGGAGATGGACGGATTAACTGCCGTTAAAGAGATAAGGAGAAGAGGAATAGATGTTCCAATTTTTGTTCTTACCGCCGATGCTTTCAGAGATTCAGAAGAAAAGGCAATGAAGGCAGGAGCAGATGGTTACCTGGTTAAGCCTGTTGAGTTTGCGCAGTTGTGTAAGGCTTTGACTTATGCAACAAAATATAAAATGCGGAAAGAAAAAGACGGCAAATAA
- the leuD gene encoding 3-isopropylmalate dehydratase small subunit yields the protein MSEETYKGRAFKFGDDINTDEIIPARYLNTSDPAELAKHCMEDADPEFPSKVQKGDIIVGGKNFGCGSSREHAPIAIKAAGVSAVIAKSFARIFYRNCINIGLPIFESPEAVEGIEEGDIVEVNPATGVIKNITKGTEFKATPIPPEIRKIMDAGGLMEYAKQKLQEK from the coding sequence ATGTCAGAAGAAACTTACAAAGGCAGAGCTTTTAAGTTCGGAGACGATATAAATACTGATGAAATCATACCTGCAAGGTATCTTAACACCTCAGATCCGGCAGAACTGGCAAAACACTGTATGGAAGATGCTGATCCTGAATTCCCCTCAAAAGTTCAAAAAGGTGACATAATCGTAGGGGGAAAAAACTTCGGATGCGGTTCTTCAAGAGAGCACGCCCCAATAGCGATAAAGGCTGCCGGCGTTTCAGCTGTTATTGCAAAATCATTTGCAAGAATCTTTTACAGGAACTGTATAAACATAGGATTACCCATTTTCGAATCACCGGAAGCAGTAGAGGGAATAGAAGAAGGAGATATCGTAGAAGTTAATCCGGCAACCGGAGTAATCAAAAACATAACAAAAGGAACCGAATTTAAAGCCACTCCGATCCCTCCTGAAATAAGAAAAATCATGGATGCTGGCGGATTAATGGAATACGCAAAACAGAAGCTTCAAGAAAAATAA
- the leuB gene encoding 3-isopropylmalate dehydrogenase: protein MKEFNVAVLPGDGIGPEIVKQAIKVMDAVAEKFNFKINYEYGLIGGAAIDETGNPFPEETKEIVLKSDAVLLGAVGGPKWDNLEFSIRPERALLGLRKLLNAFANLRPAKLYDELIDASSLKAEIVKGVDIMVVRELNSGIYFGIPKGIFIDGDERVGINTLRYYEHEVERIAKVAFEVARKRGKKVTSVDKANVLEATVLWREVVEKVHKNYQDVELNHMYVDNAAMQIIRWPKQFDVIVTTNMFGDILSDACAMLTGSLGMLPSASIGGRIGLYEPIHGSAPDIAGQNIANPIATINSAGMMFTYSFHMPEAEKAIDRAVRAVLAKGYRTKDIMSEGCKEVSTEEIGDLIAEEIKK from the coding sequence TTGAAAGAGTTTAACGTTGCGGTTCTTCCTGGAGACGGAATAGGACCGGAGATTGTAAAACAAGCTATAAAAGTTATGGATGCAGTTGCTGAAAAGTTTAACTTCAAAATCAACTACGAATACGGCCTTATCGGCGGAGCTGCAATAGACGAGACTGGAAATCCTTTTCCGGAAGAGACAAAAGAAATCGTTCTCAAATCTGATGCAGTTCTCCTCGGTGCTGTAGGTGGCCCCAAGTGGGACAATCTTGAATTCTCAATAAGACCAGAACGGGCACTCCTGGGACTGAGAAAACTCCTTAACGCCTTTGCAAACTTGAGACCTGCAAAACTTTACGACGAACTGATAGATGCATCTTCACTTAAAGCGGAAATTGTAAAAGGCGTTGACATAATGGTTGTAAGAGAATTAAACAGCGGTATTTACTTTGGTATCCCAAAAGGTATTTTTATCGATGGTGATGAAAGAGTAGGTATAAATACGCTCAGATACTATGAACACGAAGTTGAAAGAATTGCAAAGGTAGCTTTTGAAGTTGCTAGAAAAAGAGGCAAAAAAGTTACCAGCGTTGACAAGGCGAACGTCCTTGAAGCAACTGTCCTCTGGAGAGAAGTTGTTGAAAAAGTTCACAAAAACTATCAGGACGTTGAACTCAACCATATGTATGTTGACAACGCGGCAATGCAGATAATCAGATGGCCAAAGCAGTTTGACGTTATAGTTACAACAAATATGTTTGGTGACATTTTGTCTGACGCATGTGCCATGCTTACAGGCTCTCTCGGGATGCTCCCTTCTGCAAGCATCGGTGGAAGAATAGGCCTTTACGAACCGATCCACGGTTCTGCTCCTGACATTGCAGGTCAGAACATTGCAAACCCAATTGCAACAATAAACTCTGCAGGCATGATGTTTACATATTCCTTCCACATGCCTGAAGCTGAAAAAGCCATAGATAGAGCTGTCAGAGCAGTTCTTGCAAAAGGTTACAGAACAAAAGACATCATGTCAGAAGGATGCAAGGAAGTAAGCACTGAAGAAATAGGCGACCTAATAGCAGAAGAAATTAAAAAATAA
- a CDS encoding glycine--tRNA ligase subunit alpha: protein MTFQELIFKLETYWSEKGCVIGKSYDVEQGAGTMHPFTFLKVLDSKPWNIAYVQACRRPADGRYGDNPNRLQRYFQFQVILKPSPENAQELYLGSLEALGISPYKHDIRFVEDDWESPTLGAWGLGWEVWLDGMEITQFTYFQQAGGITLKPVSVEITYGLERIAMYIQNVDSVYDIIWTDGVKYGDLYKESEYQWSVYNFEEADVNMLFNLFSMYEKESKRLVEKGFVLPAYDYCLKCSHVFNVLDARGAISVAERASYIGRVRKLANLCAKEYLKKEKEVTAGEG from the coding sequence GTGACTTTTCAGGAATTGATTTTTAAACTGGAAACCTACTGGTCAGAAAAAGGCTGTGTCATAGGAAAAAGTTACGATGTAGAACAGGGTGCAGGAACAATGCACCCTTTTACATTTTTAAAAGTTCTTGATTCAAAACCGTGGAACATAGCTTATGTTCAAGCCTGCAGAAGACCAGCTGACGGAAGATATGGCGACAACCCGAACCGCCTGCAAAGATACTTTCAGTTTCAGGTTATTCTCAAACCTTCTCCTGAAAATGCTCAGGAACTTTATCTAGGCAGCCTGGAAGCCCTTGGAATAAGTCCCTACAAACATGACATAAGATTTGTTGAGGACGACTGGGAATCACCAACATTAGGTGCATGGGGACTCGGCTGGGAAGTATGGCTTGATGGAATGGAAATAACACAGTTCACTTACTTCCAGCAGGCAGGAGGTATAACACTTAAACCTGTTTCTGTTGAAATAACTTACGGCCTTGAAAGAATAGCAATGTATATTCAAAATGTAGATAGCGTTTACGACATAATCTGGACAGACGGAGTGAAATACGGAGACCTATACAAAGAATCAGAATATCAATGGTCCGTTTACAACTTCGAAGAAGCAGATGTCAATATGCTATTCAATCTCTTCTCCATGTATGAAAAAGAATCTAAAAGGCTTGTTGAAAAAGGATTTGTCCTTCCTGCCTATGACTACTGTCTTAAGTGTTCCCATGTATTCAACGTACTGGACGCAAGAGGCGCAATATCAGTAGCAGAAAGAGCTTCTTACATAGGAAGAGTCAGAAAACTGGCAAACCTTTGTGCAAAAGAATACTTGAAAAAAGAGAAAGAGGTAACAGCAGGTGAAGGCTGA